A region from the Pelobates fuscus isolate aPelFus1 chromosome 3, aPelFus1.pri, whole genome shotgun sequence genome encodes:
- the LOC134601862 gene encoding nuclear factor 7, brain-like produces the protein MATENLGDSSQLKLKSHRCLYCKAVGSKLCLDCEAYLCRDHLEAHNSVGQHTLTELITDMQTRKCATHQKLLKYNCCVDNVYVCEFCVVVGDHVGHNVEVISDKSVAVKSSLKELVDNLIAQCKEFENHIREAAATKDDIHKRADDLQRQVTMMITDLKQELEGEGEKILSEIRNQVQEEDLKIHRFLSKKKEEKLKLIAQVDEIRDFLNTTDPMTILEKGTPSINKTKMLIDEVQGRLEDTGLNVLLVTVHLESGLIKVIKRIPQLQKNHGFAVQNLIHIMLRNANDPTEGQASELGSLMDSSLNSKEKHCTSLTYSSTAISSGQHYWEVETSDLPSWSVGVSYSQNKDCNLGDNDDSWCMSYYKMGQYAVVNNGVKTSVSTSSPIEALGIYLDYEAGNLCFFQLANPIKHLHTEFATFTSPVYAAFSISKKGWINLR, from the coding sequence ATGGCTACTGAAAACCTTGGGGACTCCTCGCAATTAAAGCTGAAAAGTCACAGATGTCTCTACTGCAAGGCAGTAGGTAGCAAACTGTGTCTAGATTGTGAAGCCTATCTTTGCCGTGATCACCTAGAGGCCCATAATTCGGTAGGACAGCACACCCTAACTGAATTGATCACTGACATGCAGACAAGAAAGTGTGCTACTCACCAAAAACTCCTAAAATATAACTGCTGTGTGGATAACGTTTATGTCTGTGAGTTCTGTGTTGTAGTTGGTGATCACGTAGGACACAATGTGGAAGTAATAAGTGACAAGTCTGTGGCTGTGAAGTCATCACTAAAAGAACTTGTGGACAATCTGATCGCGCAGTGCAAAGAATTTGAAAACCATATTCGTGAAGCAGCGGCCACAAAGGATGACATCCATAAAAGAGCTGATGATCTACAAAGACAAGTCACTATGATGATTACAGATCTTAAACAAGAGCTGGAAGGTGAGGGGGAGAAGATTTTAAGTGAAATTAGAAATCAAGTACAGGAGGAAGACCTTAAAATCCATAGATTTTTgtcaaaaaagaaagaagaaaaattaaagCTGATTGCCCAAGTGGATGAGATCAGAGATTTTTTAAATACTACCGACCCGATGACCATTTTGGAGAAAGGAACTCCGTCAATTAACAAGACCAAAATGTTAATAGACGAGGTTCAAGGTAGACTGGAAGATACAGGATTGAATGTGTTATTGGTAACAGTGCATTTAGAGTCTGGGCTAATCAAGGTAATAAAACGTATTCCACAACTTCAAAAAAACCATGGTTTTGCAGTGCAGAACTTAATCCATATAATGCTGAGGAACGCAAATGATCCGACTGAAGGCCAAGCCTCTGAACTTGGAAGCCTGATGGACTCCTCACTGAATTCTAAGGAAAAACATTGTACGTCTCTGACCTATAGCTCCACAGCCATTTCATCAGGACAACATTATTGGGAAGTAGAAACCAGTGACTTGCCAAGTTGGAGTGTTGGAGTGTCTTACTCCCAAAACAAAGATTGCAATTTGGGAGATAATGACGATTCATGGTGCATGAGTTACTATAAAATGGGTCAATATGCAGTGGTTAACAATGGTGTAAAAACATCAGTGAGTACCAGCTCTCCTATTGAAGCTTTAGGAATATATTTGGATTACGAAGCAGGAAACTTGTGTTTTTTTCAGCTGGCGAACCCTATCAAACACCTACATACAGAGTTTGCTACCTTTACTTCTCCTGTTTATGCTGCCTTTTCCATAAGTAAAAAAGGCTGGATAAATTTGAGATAA